A DNA window from Tachysurus vachellii isolate PV-2020 chromosome 20, HZAU_Pvac_v1, whole genome shotgun sequence contains the following coding sequences:
- the LOC132863768 gene encoding histamine N-methyltransferase-like, translating into MSTEQQSEDSKKKIKTIKMQSLLDDYSEYLLNFELLLANSTEQQCLEDFIHTTLTDILASIGSGESTLNVMGVGTGPGEIDLEILKLLHEMHPDAKVENEVVEPSDVMIKKHKALLSKTPGLDYVNFTFNEMTAVEFEKEWKTRNSEKKMHFINMIEMLYYVEDPEATLSFYRSLLHKDGKVLLILMAGECAWARLTEVFEDQMYKQGTVQNLSTSRIKSFLDSKKIPYKNYKLQALLDITECFIPGHKKGDRLLDLLTEVIEFRKTASPEQKEKVMKFLKLNSQTVNGRILFDCSPEALLIDA; encoded by the exons ATGTCCACAGAACAACAATCTGAAGACagcaa gaaaaaaataaaaacaataaagatgcAGAGCCTTCTGGACGACTATTCTGAATACCTTCTGAACTTTGAGCTGCTGTTGGCGAATTCTACCGAACAACAGTGCTTGGAAGATTTCATCCATACGACTCTTACAGACATCCTGGCcag CATCGGATCAGGAGAATCCACTCTGAATGTGATGGGAGTAGGAACTGGACCAG GTGAGATCGACCTGGAAATTCTCAAACTGCTGCACGAAATGCACCCGGATGCCAAAGTGGAGAACGAGGTGGTGGAGCCCAGCGACGTCatgattaaaaaacataaag CTTTATTATCCAAAACGCCCGGACTCGATTACGTGAACTTCACTTTTAATGAGATGACTGCGGTGGAGTTCGAGAAGGAATGGAAGACCAGGAACTCTGAGAAGAAGATGCACTTTATTAACATGATTGAG ATGCTGTACTATGTGGAGGATCCAGAGGCCACGCTTTCCTTCTACAGAAGTTTACTGCACAAAGATGGCAAAGTCCTCCTCATCCTGATGGCAG GTGAATGTGCATGGGCCAGGTTGACAGAAGTGTTTGAAGATCAGATGTACAAGCAGGGAACTGTGCAGAACTTGTCAACCAGCCGAATCAAGAGCTTTCTGGATTCCAAAAAAATCCCTTACAAAAACTACAAACTCCAGGCCCTGTTGGACATCACTGAGTGTTTCATACCTGGACATAAAAAAGGAGACAGACTACTGGATCTCCTGACCGAGGTGATTGAGTTCCGTAAGACCGCTTCACCGGAGCAGAAGGAAAAAGTCATGAAGTTTCTAAAACTAAACAGCCAAACTGTGAACGGCAGGATCCTGTTCGACTGCAGCCCCGAGGCCTTGCTGATCGACGCATAG
- the LOC132863300 gene encoding histamine N-methyltransferase-like yields the protein MSTEQQSEDSKKKIKTIKMQSLLDDYSKYLMTFELLLANSAEHQCMKDFIHTTLTDILASIGSGESTLNVMGVGTGSGEIDLEILKLLHEMHPDAKVENEVVEPSDVMIKKHKALLSKTPGLDYVNFTFNEMTAVEFEKEWKTRNSEKKMHFINMIQMLYYVEDPEATLSFYRSLLHIDGKVLLILLAGECVWARLKEEVFEDQMYKQGTVQNLTTSRIKSFLDSKKIPYKNYKLQSLLDITECFIPGDKKGDKILDLLTEVIEFRKTTSPEQKEKVLEFLKLNSQTVNGRILIDCSPEALLIDA from the exons ATGTCCACAGAACAACAATCTGAAGACAGCaa gaaaaaaataaaaacaataaagatgcAGAGCCTTCTGGACGACTATTCTAAATACCTTATGACCTTTGAGCTGCTGTTGGCGAATTCTGCCGAACACCAGTGCATGAAAGATTTCATCCATACGACTCTTACAGACATCCTGgccag CATCGGATCAGGAGAATCCACTCTGAACGTGATGGGAGTAGGAACTGGATCAG GTGAGATCGACCTGGAAATTCTCAAACTGCTGCACGAAATGCACCCGGATGCCAAAGTGGAGAACGAGGTGGTGGAGCCCAGCGACGTCATGATTAAGAAACATAAAG CTTTATTATCCAAAACGCCCGGACTCGATTACGTGAACTTCACTTTTAATGAGATGACTGCGGTGGAGTTCGAGAAGGAATGGAAGACCAGGAACTCTGAGAAGAAGATGCACTTTATTAACATGATTCAG ATGCTGTACTATGTGGAGGATCCAGAGGCCACGCTTTCCTTCTACAGAAGTTTACTGCACATAGATGGCAAAGTCCTCCTCATCCTGCTGGCAG GTGAATGCGTATGGGCCAGGCTAAAAGAAGAAGTGTTTGAAGATCAGATGTACAAGCAGGGAACTGTGCAGAACTTGACAACCAGCCGAATCAAGAGCTTTCTGGATTCCAAAAAAATCCCTTACAAAAACTACAAACTCCAGTCCCTGTTGGACATCACTGAGTGTTTCATACCTGGAGATAAAAAAGGAGACAAGATACTGGATCTCCTGACCGAGGTGATCGAGTTCCGTAAGACCACTTCACCGGAGCAGAAGGAGAAAGTGTTGGAGTTTCTGAAACTAAACAGCCAAACTGTGAACGGCAGGATCCTGATCGACTGCAGCCCCGAGGCCTTGCTGATCGACGCGTAG